In Magnolia sinica isolate HGM2019 chromosome 16, MsV1, whole genome shotgun sequence, the genomic window gaatttacaAACAAAGAGGGAAATAACAGCATAATAACAACCCTAACAaacatttgatttgaaatttaaaatacaaaaccctaacaaacatttgatttgaaatttaaaatacaaaagagAGGTTTGTTAAGGCTGTTGGAGAAGATCAAGGGATTTGACTGTCTTTATCAGTGATCTCAGTCAAAGTTACGGATGTTTTCTGCTTAACAGAGTCGAGTCGAGCCTgctcccaacccaacccaacccaacccaacacccgacccaacccagcaacccgacccaacccacaccCGATTGAACCCAGCCACTTGACTCAActgacccaactgacccaacccgcACCTGACCCAAttctcaaatcaaatattcaattaataatatatatatatatatatatatatataatattagataaagccatagaggtaccttgttgttggtgcagagagagagagagagagagagagagagagagagagagagagagagagagagattgtggaGCTCGGGCGTGATGAGTTGGGTAAGGGAAATGGTAAGAAACGGACAGACGGATAGTGTAGAGTTTAAGTTTTCACTCTTTTTAtattaacatatataatataatatatatattcgagtcgagctgatgcaggacatgaaattaaatatgacatgcaagagttcaagctttagattatatcaattttaaacaatcacaaaattccacatcctacatacgatcaaatattcaaaaaggggaatctatgggggtccaagcctacataagtttagggctggatcaaataaatttataaaccaaacaagcccaaaggagtgtaagattcatccattcttgcaaaggattgttctcCAATTTAAGAGATTCACCATATTTCAATTCGGGAGAAAATCTAGTGCTCAAATTTGGGGATAATTGGGATTTAGGATTCTTTGTGATTAAGGATCTGGATTTAGGTTTCAAGAGGAGGAAAAATAGAGCCACGTGTGTGGACAATGGCTGGCCTTGGACGCACGTGTGTGACCACTcgtccgcatgtgtgtggggcccacaaagtcggAAAGTGACTCCTAGGCTAGGATCAGCTAGGGTAGGATTGCCTCTGTGCCAAATTTCGTGTCGATCGGATGCACattttgtgcgtggtgctccgccgaagtttcagcccctctgatgggccaaaatttgaaaatctgttGTAGAAGAGAACTTGGGTACAAGAAAGGGTAAATTTGGAGTTGGGAAGGATGTAGAAGATGATGGATGCGGGATGTAAAGAAGTGGGGATGATTTATGATGGTTgcggcttcgcaccacgatagttagcccttcgaggaaggaagGGTTACACACCCAATttgattcttcaacccaaagagatagcgaagaagaaaaatgcaaaatttttattcataaacttcattgaaaatacctacatggggttgcttatttataagaaaaccctataccccaaaagacaattttactcttgcgccatgtgcgcacactaatacttaaagctaaagtaaataaaataataactaatctacgCAATCAAAGtcattcatgatgtttctaataacgagaATAGTCAAAACttaaaatcctagatcatctaaggtagtgggtcatgatcatgagatccgatggtagaatctatatgatgatcgggtccactccaatgctccatagcacatCCCCTAACTGTGAGGCCCTCCGAAGATGTCGTCGTTGATCCAGATCGAAAGTGGGGCCTTCCTTGAAtatgtgcgtagggtggggggcgtgcgcATGATGTCTCCATCACGAGCTGAGCTTgagcttcgagtcgagctgagatTCACTATGATCGAACTCAGCTTGTTTTCGAAACGAgctaggtcatatgaagcttggcttgtcTCGAGTTGtcgttcaagccaagtcaagcggAGCTAGATCGAGTCGAGCtgagtgagcttttcgagctagcttggctcgtgtaaaGCCCTACTAATAATCCATCTTAAATGACGACTTTATTTGTTATTTGATGATTTTGAAAGGATTTACCACACCAAACTCTAACCTGCGTGAATACCCAATTTTAAGCTGTAAACATTTTAAaggttatccaaacacagacaactGTTTTCATGTAAACagattacagcttaaagccaaacatgACAGactgtaaacactttacacttGTAATTTGATTACaacttaaaaattttaaggcatccaaacaaccccttacgATATTTTGTTGATTCATTTTTTTCCCCCTAAAACTAGAAGTTTGGCCCTTTCTAGGAAATAAGATCGGAAATAAGTGAATCAtggctctcttttctttttttcttggatTTCATTGCTTAAAGGCCAAGAAAATTGTGTACTTCCTATTGGTGATAGTTATCTGATCATTTCATACATTTTGGATTGCCGATAGTTATCTGATTCTTTTTATACATTACTGACAAGAATTAGATAATAGTCTATTTTCTTATAACTAAGTTTTGGTTTAATCGAACTTGAATTGCAGAAAGCATGAATGCGAAGGGGATTGGAGAATTAGCACAACTATTGGATGCACATGATGCATATATGGTGTGGGTGAGATTCATACATGGTTGGTGTTATATTCCTCATGGAAGCATGCTTCATGACATATAAATCATATTTGTCATGATGTTTCAGAAGGGAGAGCAGGTTGACCTAGATGCTAATCAAGACTTCAAAAAGGATTCAATGGTGCAAACTATTTCAGAGAGGTACGGTGGATTTGTTGATAGCGACATAATCAATgacaatgaacatatcactatcAGTTCCTTGACTATGTATTAAACATACATGCTTCTTTGTTGAACTtcaggtttatggaattgagagcTGCTATTTTCACGACTTGTTCTAGTGTTGAATCTTTTGGGAGGAGTCTTGGTTTTAGTGTCTTGCGATTTGACGAGTTGATTAAGAATGACACACATGAACTTCTTGATGCCGTTTCTACTGCCTCTGAGTTACTGAGGTTGTTAGGGTTTTCTGGAGGGGAGATATTAGAAAGAAGTGACTTCGATTTAGTGTTTTTGCATGTAGGAGATGTTGAAAAGGCAAAAGACATGAAAGTCGGGATTGCTAATTTTGATATTGAATGGATTAATGCTTTGGTTGGTGGGATATTGCAAATAGCCCAACCTGGATCAGTAACCGCTTCTCGCTTGCACTTTTCGGTTGTAATGAGCTTTGGGGCTGTTACCAAAGTTGAAGGCGACAGTTATTCAACTTTGATCTCCAATAATAAGACAGACTCTGATCTTTCTTTGCTTTGCCCGCACCAAAGTTACACCATGAAAGGGGGGAAGTTACTGAATGATATGAGGTGGGTTGTAAGTAAAACCTTTTTATTGATTTCAGTCACGCTGCAGTTTGTATTGCTCTTCCTGCTAATTTATACTCAACAGGCATCATCATCCAATGCTAGTTGCTCAGTGGCAGGAGGCAGTAACTCGCAGAGATATGGCAGGGGCATTTTCTTTTAAAGAATTCAAGGAGGTATACCACGATCATCCTCTCAATTTAGTACATTCTGATATTTTATGGGCACTTAATCAATACTCTTTTAAGGTTTGCCAAATTCTTATTTTTGTGCTTCAGTAAGAATTGAACTTGAGCGAGGCAAATATTGACTTTAAACAATCACACTTACACtgaaatgatattttcttcaaAGGTGTACGGAGTGATACGTGAGCTTTACTGTGAGTCAAAGGAATTCCTTGATTACTAATAGGAATGTGGAATGATCTGATTAATCCATTCACAGTTTTCGAAGTTTTCTACCTCCACTAAAAACAGGAGGAATTGATGCATTTTGATTTACATCAAAACAGGATGAATTTATGCACATATGAAAGTGATGTTAGCAATAGTAATGATGCTAGAAGTTTCTTTACAAATCCCAAGGTAATCTTCTACAGTTGCCTCAATTCATGCAAAATTCATCTTTTGTGATGTATCCTCTTTTTCTTGATGATATATGTAGGCATGTAAGATTACAGTAACTAGGGAAAAGGCATGTGTGATGCACATGACCAAGAAACTAAGCTACCCAACGGAATCTACAATGCTCTAAAGAAAGCAAAGCTTGAAAAATGCAAAATTAACCATATCATGAATATGGATTATCCATTTATGATGATTAGAAAAAGATTGAATTGATCCCAATGTACAGCCTAGATAGTGGAATTCCAGAATGATAGCGGACGGGCAACTGAATGACGACATTAGGGTTTGAGGAAGATGAGAAAATCACAGAAAGAATAGAGATTCAAAGGTTTAGAATAGAAGATTTGAAgacaagaagagaaaagaaggttATGGAAGATTAGAGGAGGGGAAGAGATAGATTTCACCACGGAATCAGTACCGGTGATGATCTTGGAATCAAGACCAAGACGAGGAGATGAGTCATCACCTCTACCAGAATGaaaattattttctttcttaaaaacCAAGTTACAATGCATTTCCCTTTTCcctaaagaaaacccaaaataaaGACTCCCAGGCTAGCTGACTTAAAATACATACTACAAAAATACCTTGTGCACATGTGGGGCTCGATCGCACCACCTATTTTGGCTTTTTAAGTGGTTGGCTAACCCGTGGGACCTAGAGAAGAATTGTGGGCCCCAACCCTGTCTTACTTCTCCTTCTATAGACTTTAAGGCCCCCATCACCTCTCCCCAGCTTGGAAAAACTTGACCCCGGTGGGTTGGGAGCTTGATCCCTCTTGTACAAATTCGGATTAAGACAGtgaaaattagaagttgtaatcCATGTGCAATCGGAAATCGGTCTACCCTTCCATTTGACAAGGAACTTGTGATATCTGCCATCCTTAGTAGACACTAATTGATCGTCGTACATGTCTTCAATCTCTTCACTTACAGTAGGCACAGAAGGCAACCTTATGGTTTGCTTTTCATATCCTTCATCTTCATGGTAACCATGATAAATAGTCAAGTCTTCAACATTGAATGTTGGGCTGATATGAAAATCTTCTGGCAACTCCAAAACATAAGCATTAGCGCTGATCTTCTTCAATATTTTGAAAGGACCTACACTCCTAGAGTGAAGCTTTTGATATCTCCCTCTAGGAAATCTTTCTGGTTGGAGGCATACCACCTTGTCACCCTCGAATTCCACGAAGGGCCAATGCAAATTAGCTTGCTCTTTATATCTTTCATTTCTGGTTACTATCTTCCTTCTTACCTTTtcatggatgtcatgcatatgaCGGGAAAAAGTTTCAGCCTCTCCTCGCTCGGTCGCACAGTTATAGGCAAGGCAATCAAATCAATGGGTTGTCTTGGCTTTATTCTCAACACTACCTCAAATGGTGATAATCCAGTTGACCGATTAACTGAACTGTTATAAGCAAATTCAGCCATATACAGAATCTGATCCCACCTCGAAACATGATCGCCAACTAAGCATCGTAATAGATTTCTCAAACTCTAGTTAACCACCTCCGTCTAACCATCTATTTAAGGATAATATGCAGCCGAGAACTTGAGCTTGGTGCTCATAATCTTCCACAATATTTTCCATAAGTAACTCATAAACTTCACGTCCCTATTAGATACAATAAATTTTGGCACACCGTGTAAGCGAACTACCTCCCAGAAGAACAAGGTGGATATCTTTAGAGCATATGAGGCCTTAGAGCAAGGAATAAAATGACTCATCTTGGAAAAGCGATCTACAATGACAAAGATGGAATCATTCCCTCGTACAGTCTTTGGCAAGCCCAAAACAAAATCCTTACTGATGTCTTGCCATGATTATAGAGTTATGGGCAGCGATGTGTAtaaacttgtattttttttttgtcctttggCAAGTTGGCAAATTCAACATTGTTGTACCCATCTCGCCACATCTCGCTTCAATGGAGGCCAATTAAATCTATCTTCTACGAGAGCAACTGTCTTATCAAGCCCAAAATGACCACTAAGGCCACCCGAGTGTAATTCTTGCATCACTGCTCTGCAAGCCAAGTATACATAGACGAGTTCCAAAGAAGAGATACCTATTATGCACACTAAACCTTGGGTGACGTGCTTGCTGCCCGGTATGAAAATCCACGTAAGTCTAATCAAAATCACCATTGCCCCTGTAATCAGGCTTTATCTAGTTGAAGCCGATCAATTTTACTGACGTTGTTGTCAACCGCTTTGTTCTCAACTCCCGACCTATGTTTCAGCACAAAGGGGAATTCTTGGAGAAAAGCACTTCATTTGGCATGCCTATGACTTAACTTCTTCTAGGAATTGAGATACTTGAGTGCTTCATGGTCAAAGTAAACAACAAACTCTTTGCCGGTGAGTTAATGCTGCCAATGCCTCAATGTCTGCACTACTACGTAAAATTCCACATCATATGTTGAGTACTTCTGTTTGTTTTCATTCAACTTTTCATTAAAGTAAACCACTGGGTACTCATCTTGACTACTACAATACCAACATGAGAAGTATCACAAGCAACTTCGAAGACTTTATTGAAGTTTGGCAGTTGAAGAACCGGAGCTGCAATCATCTTAGCTTTTATATCTTCAAAAGCTTTTGTAGCTGCCTTAGTCCACACAAACTGCCCCTTTTTCAAACACAAAGTAATTGGTGCCATATTGGTgctgaaatttttgagaaatctCATGTAGAAGGCAGATAGTCCATGGAAACTTCGCACTTCGAGCACATTAGTAGGAATATGCTAGGCCAACATTGCTTTTACTTTATCTAGGTTAGCTTATACACCATGTGAAGAGACCACGAAGCCAAGAAAGATCACACTCGCACTCATAAAAGTGCACTTCTTCAAGTTAACGTAGAGTTTTTCTTTTCTGAGAACTCTTATAACTTGTCAAAGGTGATTAATGTGTTCGGAAGCCTTTTTGCTAtatacaagcatatcatcaaaatAGACAACAACGAAGCAATCGATAAAGGGTCGTAGTACCTGAGTCATTACTCACATGAAGGTACTAggagcattggtcagtccgaacggCATAACCAACCATTCGTAGAGCCTATCCTTTGTTTTGAATGTTGTCTTCCGCTCATTCCCAGGTCTGATCCATATCTGGTGGTAACCACTTCTCAAGTCAATATTCAAAAAGACCCTGGAACTAGCCAACATGttgagcatatcatcaagtcgTGGTACTGGGAAGTAGTACTTGACGATTATTTTatttatggcacggctgtccacacacattcGCCAACTTCCATCTTTCTTTACTATCAATAAGGCCGGGACAACACACATCCTTTCTTTGATGAAGCCTTTCTTCAACAATTCGTTAACCTACTTCTTTAACTCAACATACTGGGTCGGATTCATCCTGTAGGCTAGTAGATTAGGAAGCATAGATCTCGGGACAGGGTCGATAACATGCTGAATGTCCCTCATAGGAGGTAATTCATCCGGCAACTCATCAGGTACCagatttgaaaattcaaacacCAACCTTTCTACCTGCAGATTCATCACTTGCCCCTTTGTCGAGACCTTGCCTTTAACCTCCCGCATCATTAGAGCATACATAACAATTCCTTTGTTCTCTTCCTCAAATTGTCTCAAAGACAAAACATTGGATGACTTCTTTGCATCGACTCTCCTTTTCATTGGCTCGCTTGCTTTCATAGGCATAAGGAGAATCTTCTTGCCATTAAATTTGAAAGTAAATGTGTTGGCCTCCCATCACTAAACACCTTTCGGTCATAAAGCCAAGGCCTCCCAAAAAGTATATGAGAGATGTTCATGCGAACTGCATTGAACCAAATGGAATCTTCATAGTGGCCTATCTTGAAGCTCACCAAGCACCTCGTGGATACTAGAATGGTCATGTCATTGACCCATGCAATCTTATAGGGTTGTGGATGTGACTCCACCAGTAATTACATCTTCCCAACCAGCTCTTGTGATACCACATTTGAGCAACTTGCCCCCATCAATAATCAGGTTACAAACCTTATCACCACACCCAACTCTAGTTTAGTAAAGAGTAGTCTGTCACTAATCTTCAATCGCTTCCTTCTTAAGGGCCATGAGTACTCTCCGAACAATGGCCAATATTCCATCTTCCGAGTTGCATGCATGTGTCTTCTTGTTGTTCATTGGCCTCACATGGATCTTTTTCCCTTTTGGATTCATTATCCTCCTTTCGCACAAATAACATTGACTTTCTGAGGGCAACATGCTACATCATGCCCCTTTCCACCATGCCAAAAGAGGTGGCTTTGAATTTACAGGCTTGCTAGTTGTTGCATTACCAAGAATCCTGGTTGTCCGACTGATTTCAGCACCTCTTCAATTCATCAACTCCCCGACAACTGCGCCAAATCTTCTCTCAACAGTATGTCTAAGTTGTTGCTCAATTTTCAAGGCTAATTGGAATGCATCATCTATTCCATAAAGTCTCATAGTAAACATCTCTCTTTGAATTTCAGATCTAAGGCTTGATTTGAAACGAGAGAGTATGACATTCATCCTCATTAATTTGACAACGGACCATGAGCTCGTTGAAGCACTCCATGTATTCTTCCACTGCCATGTTCCCTTGCCGAAGTTTGATCAGCTGTTCACAAAGCATATCCTCATAATCAAGAGGAAGATACTTCTCTTTTAACTTCAATTTCATCTCCTCTCAATGAACAATATGTGACTAGCCAAGTCAATACATATGGTCTTCCACACTTCTCCACCAAACACGAGTATGCCCCTTAGGCTTCATCTTCGCAAATGAGACTTAACACTTATCATCCATGTCATGCCATTAAAAGTAATCCCCGAACGTTGTCAACCAATCAAGGAATCGATTCGGCTTAAACTTGCCAATGAAATCAGGCACGTCTATTCTCACCTTCTTCGTAATATCGTCAGTCACATAGTTACGTTCAGGTCTGCCCCCTCCAAAATACCTTGGTACAGTCTCCATAAATGACGTTGTGGAGCAATgggtgatggggacatcccgcACACCAGGGGACACCCCGCACACCACCCCCCTACGCTcatacgccagaaggagggccccaccatcgatctgaatCGATAATGACGTCTAAGGAagacctcctagctagaagacgaagttttgattcaaaagagtgggcccgttagtcaagaaaagcccatcatgggatctcatgatcgtggcccactagtcggattgatttcgtattttaggttttgcttattgttattatttagaacatcatgaacgctttggatttctttgtttggtttttattttagtttactcatcaccaagtaataggttgcgcacatggcgcgagtttaggggtataggatttttcttataaataggcaccccttgtagttcttttaattcattcaagtttaataaaaattcttgctttatttttttactctcttagtgagttgtggaagaattcaaaagtaggtgcgaagccctccattttcgaagggctaactaccatggtgcaaagccacatcgatcccaattcacccccatcctccatcatctctcTTTTTCATCTTCTACCACCATTCGTACTTCAAATTCGTCCTTTGTTGCAGCAGTTTTCTTCTTTACaacaaaatttcagattttgaCCGTGCatgagggttgaaacttcggcggagcaccacgcacaagccGTAGCTTGGATTGACCTGAAACTTCGGAGTTTTGGAGcacacccctggccgaccagggccaaggagagCTTTTCAGCAATCGACGCCCCCTCCCAGGTGTGGCTAGGTACCTGCGCACGTGCGAGCACCCCAAGCCCGCTATCCACGCGTGGGAACAGTTTTTTGGATTAGGTTTTTCTCTTGTTTCCCGCTTTTCATCCCTAAttttataaaccctaaccctaaattgtcctaaatccccaatttttaTCTCTTTTCTCACCCTCAGGGTTCCTTGATTTAAAATTGGTAAATTCCTTGGATTATGGATTGATtatcatgcatgtgtggatgatttctatttccctttgagtattgtttggtccataattttattgctcgagtcctagcctgtgtaggcctggacccgcacagattcccctagcttgaatgtttgaacttttgtgtgggatgtggaatttatatgttattgtttctgaattagtatgatctaagcctgaaatcttgcatatcatatttaaatttcatgtcctgcatcaaatttgataTCAGAGCTTAgagttcttataggggaatgcattacatgtttagggtttagttgtttatgtccattaggcatcaattctcatcatatatggttgtttagaggtccataaaccctgacataagctgctgaaattttctgttatccccttatttaaattattttagaaattaacttagctttctattcctaggtttagaaactttccttttcagtttttagaaactaattctttagaaacttttttaatctgtttttagaaactaatttcatttcctttttctttcttagaaactagtttactttttcttttttagaaactagcttactttctatttttagaaacttttctttttcttttttttagaaactaggttgctttttagaaactttcctaatttgttttttagaaactttcctaatttgttttttaaaaactttacttttttgtttttagaaactttactttttcgtttttagaaactaggttgcttttttttttttgaaactttcctaatttgctttttttagaaactttcctaatttgtttttaagaaactttccttttttcgtttttagaaactaggttgcttttttagaaactttcctaatttgtttttcagaaactttcctttttctttttttagaaactaggttgtttcttaaataaaaataaaaaaataaaaaaataaaaaaatcttatattttaacaactatattgctgaattttggtttgcaccctacactaaacatggaacaactgctagaatcactaaacaagctgtcccagcagatcgagtctttGGATAAGCACTTgaaaatggaccaatgctttgaacaacttgatgtgcgcattacccaactaaagaccatcgtcaggacaaaccccaccattggggtagatgtccaatcttagACAAGTGGCTTGGAGGATAGACCAATaaatggagttggtcaaggaatcaattatgagCGTGCACCCGTggacccaccccatgagggacatcaaaaCTACTATTTTGAGGGATAtaacatgtgcggccttgtggctggagagagtgcaccagaggctagtgtaaagttactcactgaggccattccggtaatggatgTGTTaaatgatgtctttcctgataatCTAcaggatgagtctccccctaggagggatatggagcacaccagaacatgagaCACCGTTATACTTACAGccaagtttgcgtttaatagttctgtcgatggTCCACAGGTCTTAGTTCTTATAaagtcattactggttataaacctgaaaaacctattgatcttgcccttatgtcactgtcccataagcCGTCAGAGCCTgtagtcttttgcgcatcacattcattcatgacattTAGAAATCAAGTAGAAGATtgctactagtaatgaacattacaaattttctgcagaccagcatgaacgtttcaaagaattcaatattggggactttgtgatggtccgcatcaggcctgAGCAGTATCCTCCAAAGGCCATTCGTAAGTTACacacgcgtagcgctggacccttcaaaattataaaacgaaacggtctcaatgcgtatgaggtatatcttccaccgtccatgggaattagtttcgcATTCAGTGTGAAtgatctagttactttttaggGGATCACTGATACTTTgttcg contains:
- the LOC131228746 gene encoding uncharacterized protein LOC131228746 isoform X2, translated to MADKASRALVIYGDGLAPHISSSHSNLHSLATRASCGFLSLRHSPPLSESMNAKGIGELAQLLDAHDAYMKGEQVDLDANQDFKKDSMVQTISERFMELRAAIFTTCSSVESFGRSLGFSVLRFDELIKNDTHELLDAVSTASELLRLLGFSGGEILERSDFDLVFLHVGDVEKAKDMKVGIANFDIEWINALVGGILQIAQPGSVTASRLHFSVVMSFGAVTKVEGDSYSTLISNNKTDSDLSLLCPHQSYTMKGGKLLNDMRHHHPMLVAQWQEAVTRRDMAGAFSFKEFKENGGNLTIPADRFLHEVAFKLWKAPKYGA
- the LOC131228746 gene encoding uncharacterized protein LOC131228746 isoform X1, which gives rise to MADKASRALVIYGDGLAPHISSSHSNLHSLATRASCGFLSLRHSPPLSESMNAKGIGELAQLLDAHDAYMVWKGEQVDLDANQDFKKDSMVQTISERFMELRAAIFTTCSSVESFGRSLGFSVLRFDELIKNDTHELLDAVSTASELLRLLGFSGGEILERSDFDLVFLHVGDVEKAKDMKVGIANFDIEWINALVGGILQIAQPGSVTASRLHFSVVMSFGAVTKVEGDSYSTLISNNKTDSDLSLLCPHQSYTMKGGKLLNDMRHHHPMLVAQWQEAVTRRDMAGAFSFKEFKENGGNLTIPADRFLHEVAFKLWKAPKYGA
- the LOC131228746 gene encoding uncharacterized protein LOC131228746 isoform X3, whose amino-acid sequence is MADKASRALVIYGDGLAPHISSSHSNLHSLATRASCGFLSLRHSPPLSESMNAKGIGELAQLLDAHDAYMVWKGEQVDLDANQDFKKDSMVQTISERFMELRAAIFTTCSSVESFGRSLGFSVLRFDELIKNDTHELLDAVSTASELLRLLGFSGGEILERSDFDLVFLHVGDVEKAKDMKVGIANFDIEWINALVGGILQIAQPGSVTASRLHFSVVMSFGAVTKVEGDSYSTLISNNKTDSDLSLLCPHQSYTMKGGKLLNDMSCSVAGGSNSQRYGRGIFF